From Streptomyces chrestomyceticus JCM 4735, one genomic window encodes:
- a CDS encoding ABC transporter ATP-binding protein, protein MELRVEQLTAGYAGHPVVDRVDLTVGSGQVVAVVGPNGCGKSTLLRCMARLHEPASGRVFAGDADVWRLKQREAAHRIALLPQSPQAPEAVTVAGLVRYGRHPHQGLFRQWSREDERAVTRALEATGTTGLADRRLDQLSGGQRQRCWLAMALAQETPVVLLDEPTSALDIGHAVEVLDLVREVAAAGRTIVMVVHDLAAAARYADTVVAMRAGRVVAAGPPREIIDAPLVKELYGVDAEILAAPSDGAPVVVPTARAAAESVRT, encoded by the coding sequence GTGGAACTCCGCGTCGAGCAGCTCACCGCCGGATACGCCGGTCACCCGGTCGTCGACCGGGTCGACCTGACGGTCGGGTCGGGTCAGGTGGTGGCGGTGGTCGGCCCCAACGGCTGCGGCAAGTCCACACTGCTGCGCTGCATGGCGCGTCTGCACGAACCCGCGTCCGGCCGGGTGTTCGCGGGCGACGCCGACGTGTGGCGGCTCAAGCAGCGGGAGGCGGCCCACCGCATCGCCCTGCTCCCCCAGTCCCCGCAGGCGCCCGAGGCGGTCACCGTGGCGGGCCTCGTACGGTACGGACGCCACCCGCACCAGGGCCTGTTCCGCCAGTGGTCCCGCGAGGACGAACGGGCCGTCACCCGCGCCCTGGAGGCGACCGGCACCACCGGCCTGGCCGACCGCCGCCTCGACCAGCTCTCCGGCGGCCAGCGCCAGCGCTGCTGGCTGGCCATGGCCCTCGCCCAGGAGACCCCGGTCGTGCTGCTCGACGAACCGACCAGCGCCCTCGACATCGGCCACGCCGTGGAGGTGCTCGACCTGGTCCGCGAGGTCGCGGCGGCTGGGCGGACCATCGTGATGGTCGTCCACGACCTCGCGGCCGCGGCCCGCTACGCCGACACGGTCGTCGCCATGCGGGCGGGCCGGGTGGTCGCCGCCGGCCCGCCGCGCGAGATCATCGACGCGCCGCTGGTGAAGGAGCTGTACGGCGTCGACGCGGAAATCCTGGCCGCCCCGTCCGACGGCGCGCCGGTGGTCGTCCCGACGGCCCGCGCGGCGGCGGAGTCCGTACGGACCTGA
- a CDS encoding 2OG-Fe dioxygenase family protein, translated as MEHIDDRSAPSGTGGAAGADSPVEAARSCLTHSAVCLMSPASVRAQMGADDTAWARFAAHWDDLGEDRYAAEQGTRRLRRYGQFSLTPATGELVQLSHTPFVQPKDTNPLYETVDRHFEPLTDAFVADPLLRPLFTLLGQAAAALDDAGRWIVKVHPFRVVATADDVGDPTPEGRHKDGVTLVSSLLVNRDNATGGQSSVYTLDGRELLSTTLYRPGSLLLSDDRDSLHCVSPIRPMDRSRPAYRDVLVTTLTAVR; from the coding sequence GTGGAGCACATCGACGACCGCTCGGCGCCGTCCGGCACCGGCGGCGCGGCCGGGGCCGACTCCCCGGTCGAGGCCGCGCGCTCGTGCCTGACCCACTCCGCCGTCTGCCTGATGTCCCCGGCCTCGGTCCGGGCCCAGATGGGCGCGGACGACACGGCGTGGGCGCGCTTCGCCGCGCACTGGGACGACCTGGGCGAGGACCGGTACGCGGCCGAGCAGGGCACCCGCAGGCTGCGCCGGTACGGCCAGTTCTCCCTCACCCCGGCCACCGGGGAACTCGTCCAGCTCTCCCATACGCCGTTCGTGCAGCCGAAGGACACCAACCCGCTGTACGAGACGGTGGACCGGCACTTCGAGCCGCTGACCGACGCGTTCGTCGCCGACCCGCTGCTGCGGCCGCTGTTCACCCTGCTGGGGCAGGCGGCGGCCGCCCTGGACGACGCCGGGCGGTGGATCGTCAAGGTGCACCCCTTCCGGGTCGTCGCGACGGCCGACGACGTGGGCGACCCCACCCCGGAGGGCCGCCACAAGGACGGCGTCACGCTGGTGTCGTCGCTCCTCGTCAACCGTGACAACGCCACCGGCGGCCAGAGCAGCGTCTACACCCTCGACGGGCGGGAGCTGCTGTCCACGACCCTGTACCGGCCGGGCAGCCTGCTGCTGTCGGACGACCGGGACTCGCTGCACTGCGTCTCCCCGATCCGGCCGATGGACCGGTCGCGGCCCGCGTATCGCGACGTGCTGGTGACCACGCTCACCGCCGTGCGGTGA
- a CDS encoding iron-containing redox enzyme family protein, protein MKRPPPRGDLSAAVVAALEQPPGTVRLPDSRTAAASDPYGDDLHLALALCYELHYRGFDAVPDTWEWDPELLRFRAALERAFLDALRADVPERADVDALLDDLLVEPADGDGVSHFLRDQGEYRHLREYAAQRSLYHLKEADPHLWVVPRLWGQAKAGMMAVEYDEFGAGRAERVHSRLFGDLMDDLSLDRTYGRYLGVCCRQMLAVNNLMSLFGLHRVHRGALIGHFAWVEITSSPGSRRLAQALERLEAGPAAVHFYAEHVEADAVHEQVVRHQVVKGLLREEPALAPDVAFGIGATELLEDRLGEHLLSAWQAGESSLFAAL, encoded by the coding sequence GTGAAACGCCCCCCGCCCCGCGGAGACCTGTCGGCGGCGGTCGTCGCCGCACTGGAGCAGCCGCCCGGTACCGTACGGCTGCCGGACAGCCGTACGGCGGCGGCGTCGGACCCGTACGGCGACGACCTGCACCTCGCCCTCGCCCTCTGCTACGAGCTGCACTACCGCGGCTTCGACGCCGTACCCGACACCTGGGAGTGGGACCCGGAACTGCTGCGCTTCCGGGCAGCCCTGGAGCGCGCCTTCCTCGACGCGCTGCGCGCCGACGTCCCCGAGCGCGCGGACGTGGACGCGCTGCTCGACGACCTGCTGGTGGAGCCGGCGGACGGGGACGGCGTCTCGCACTTCCTGCGGGACCAGGGCGAGTACCGGCACCTGCGGGAGTACGCGGCCCAGCGGTCCCTCTACCACCTCAAGGAGGCCGACCCCCACCTGTGGGTGGTGCCGCGCCTGTGGGGGCAGGCCAAGGCCGGGATGATGGCGGTGGAGTACGACGAGTTCGGGGCGGGCCGCGCCGAGCGGGTGCACTCCCGGCTCTTCGGCGACCTGATGGACGACCTCAGCCTGGACCGTACGTACGGCCGCTACCTGGGCGTCTGCTGCCGGCAGATGCTCGCCGTCAACAACCTGATGTCGCTCTTCGGGCTGCACCGGGTGCACCGGGGCGCCCTGATCGGCCACTTCGCCTGGGTGGAGATCACCTCGTCGCCCGGTTCCCGCCGCCTCGCGCAGGCGCTGGAGCGGCTGGAGGCCGGACCGGCGGCCGTGCACTTCTACGCCGAGCACGTCGAGGCGGACGCCGTGCACGAACAGGTGGTGCGCCACCAAGTGGTGAAGGGACTGCTGCGGGAGGAGCCCGCGCTCGCGCCGGACGTCGCGTTCGGCATCGGGGCCACCGAACTGCTGGAGGACCGGCTGGGCGAGCACCTGCTCAGCGCCTGGCAGGCGGGCGAGTCCTCACTGTTCGCCGCGCTCTGA
- a CDS encoding FUSC family protein, with product MGSGRGRPHGAWRGPGAGPERDTVVQSLKAAGAAVTAWALTGWWLNAPLALMAPWTALALVDATVYRSLRSGLQQLVVIVLGALLASAAMAATDGSTLGAMLIVLPVMTLVGTHRRLGAQGIYGATTALFVITYGAYSLTEVGHRLMETAIGAVIGITVNALILPPVHLRNVHDQLRRLPRESAELLRLMAEGLRDEEWSATDAAGWHDRGCRLGQVLRALASAREWNAESSRFNPGFRLRRTGPHPPPPEKADAVWERAVAHLQAITRTLAGTAGEKARLTAPGAAFLRRYADLADEAATLCQAEEDLLADHERAEAGERYRRARARAQELYDGLADDFREQRDPPAAAASGELLVEMKQLLHELTHFAEPDAPKSAENLESAEKVRQSEAGRMRGGRGSRGGR from the coding sequence GTGGGAAGTGGCCGCGGTCGGCCGCACGGTGCGTGGCGCGGTCCGGGGGCCGGGCCGGAGCGGGACACCGTCGTCCAGTCGCTGAAAGCGGCCGGCGCCGCGGTCACGGCCTGGGCGCTGACGGGCTGGTGGCTGAACGCGCCGCTGGCCCTGATGGCCCCGTGGACCGCGCTGGCGCTGGTCGACGCCACCGTGTACCGCTCGCTGCGCTCCGGACTCCAACAGCTCGTGGTGATCGTGCTCGGCGCCCTGCTGGCCTCCGCGGCGATGGCCGCGACGGACGGCAGCACGCTGGGCGCCATGCTCATCGTGCTGCCGGTGATGACGCTGGTCGGCACCCACCGCAGACTGGGCGCCCAGGGCATCTACGGCGCGACCACCGCCCTGTTCGTCATCACCTACGGCGCCTACTCGCTGACCGAGGTCGGGCACCGGCTCATGGAGACCGCGATCGGGGCGGTCATCGGCATCACCGTCAACGCGCTGATCCTCCCGCCGGTGCACCTGCGCAATGTCCACGACCAACTGCGGCGGCTGCCCCGGGAGAGCGCCGAACTGCTGCGGCTCATGGCCGAGGGCCTGCGTGACGAGGAGTGGAGCGCCACGGACGCGGCGGGCTGGCACGATCGCGGATGCCGCCTCGGCCAGGTGCTGCGGGCGCTGGCCAGCGCGCGCGAGTGGAACGCCGAGAGCTCCCGCTTCAACCCCGGCTTCCGGCTGCGCCGTACCGGACCGCACCCGCCGCCGCCCGAGAAGGCGGACGCGGTGTGGGAGCGGGCGGTCGCCCACCTCCAGGCCATCACCCGCACGCTGGCCGGCACGGCAGGGGAGAAAGCACGGCTGACGGCGCCCGGCGCCGCGTTCCTGCGGCGTTACGCGGATCTCGCGGACGAGGCCGCGACGCTGTGCCAGGCCGAGGAGGACCTGCTCGCGGACCACGAGCGGGCGGAGGCGGGGGAGCGCTACCGCCGGGCGCGTGCGCGGGCGCAGGAGCTGTACGACGGGCTCGCGGACGACTTCCGTGAGCAGCGCGACCCGCCGGCCGCCGCGGCGAGCGGCGAGCTGCTCGTGGAGATGAAGCAGCTACTGCACGAGCTGACCCACTTCGCGGAACCGGACGCCCCGAAGAGCGCGGAGAACTTGGAGAGCGCGGAGAAAGTGCGGCAGTCGGAGGCCGGAAGGATGCGTGGAGGCAGGGGGAGCCGGGGCGGGAGGTGA
- a CDS encoding CDGSH iron-sulfur domain-containing protein, translating to MRSDPSEQERESVPERAEGAERARKEARRVVQDPGGPVLIEGPVEVEADDGTVARSDRPFVALCMCRRSRTYPWCDTSHRGRKRPPAARTAGGASERGEQ from the coding sequence GTGCGCAGCGACCCGAGTGAGCAGGAGCGGGAATCCGTACCGGAGCGGGCGGAAGGGGCGGAGCGGGCGCGCAAGGAAGCGCGCCGGGTCGTCCAGGACCCCGGTGGCCCGGTGCTCATCGAGGGCCCGGTCGAAGTGGAGGCGGACGACGGGACCGTGGCCCGTTCGGACCGCCCGTTCGTGGCGCTGTGCATGTGCCGCCGCAGCCGGACCTACCCGTGGTGCGACACCAGTCACCGAGGCCGCAAGCGTCCCCCGGCCGCGCGTACGGCCGGGGGCGCGTCAGAGCGCGGCGAACAGTGA
- a CDS encoding glycosyltransferase, giving the protein MRVLCTATGSPSHGRALLPLARALAGAGHAVTVATTPEVAPVFAADPVTVETCLPRIDFGSGWQEKADEAADADGLSDEDRHLRMLLDRLVGDMAVESHQVLAELARTVRPDVIIRDGMDFGACLLAERLGIPQLPIPAGTVNMLDPETLLPGLNKLRERLELPVQEKPESLYPHGRFDYLPAAFSFARFPTTVFAYRQTTVVDRTAGLPDWVTELPTDRPLVFAAVGTALPMFREVLPEGAPLPVGMTDPAEQLGIIVAGLSQLDCTAVVATGGIRPAGAEPAPHVRLTDRLAQPLLLECADLFLTHGGYNSVREAVRTGTPMAVLPNFGDQLPNAQRVQELGLGRHLTDTAPEAVAAVCREILGNRGIAARMRQAQLASLALPDVGQVVDDLEKIIA; this is encoded by the coding sequence ATGCGCGTCCTGTGCACCGCGACCGGCTCTCCGTCGCACGGCAGAGCCCTGCTGCCGCTGGCCCGCGCGCTGGCCGGGGCCGGCCACGCCGTCACGGTGGCCACGACGCCCGAAGTGGCCCCCGTCTTCGCCGCCGACCCGGTCACGGTGGAAACCTGCCTGCCCCGGATCGACTTCGGGTCCGGCTGGCAGGAGAAGGCCGACGAGGCGGCAGACGCGGACGGCCTGTCCGACGAGGACCGGCACCTGCGCATGCTGCTCGACCGGCTCGTCGGCGACATGGCCGTCGAGAGCCACCAGGTACTGGCCGAACTGGCCCGCACCGTACGCCCGGACGTCATCATCCGGGACGGCATGGACTTCGGCGCGTGCCTGCTCGCCGAACGGCTCGGCATCCCGCAACTGCCCATCCCCGCGGGTACGGTCAACATGCTCGACCCGGAAACCCTGCTGCCGGGACTCAACAAGCTGCGCGAGCGACTGGAACTGCCCGTACAGGAGAAGCCCGAATCGCTCTACCCGCACGGCCGTTTCGACTACCTGCCCGCCGCCTTCTCCTTCGCCCGCTTCCCCACGACGGTCTTCGCCTACCGCCAGACCACCGTCGTGGACCGCACTGCCGGACTGCCCGACTGGGTGACCGAACTGCCCACCGACCGGCCCCTGGTGTTCGCCGCGGTGGGCACCGCGCTGCCGATGTTCCGCGAGGTGCTGCCCGAGGGCGCGCCGCTGCCGGTGGGGATGACCGACCCGGCCGAGCAACTGGGCATCATCGTCGCGGGGCTGTCACAGCTCGACTGCACGGCCGTGGTGGCGACCGGCGGCATCCGTCCGGCCGGCGCGGAGCCCGCGCCGCACGTCCGCCTGACGGACCGTCTCGCGCAGCCGCTGCTGCTGGAGTGCGCCGATCTGTTCCTCACCCACGGCGGCTACAACAGCGTCCGGGAAGCGGTGCGCACGGGCACGCCCATGGCGGTGCTGCCCAACTTCGGCGACCAACTGCCCAACGCCCAGCGGGTGCAGGAACTCGGCCTCGGCCGGCACCTGACCGACACCGCGCCGGAGGCCGTCGCCGCCGTGTGCCGGGAGATCCTGGGCAACCGCGGCATCGCCGCCCGGATGCGGCAGGCGCAGCTCGCCAGCCTGGCGCTGCCGGACGTGGGGCAGGTCGTGGACGATCTGGAGAAGATCATCGCCTGA
- a CDS encoding ABC transporter substrate-binding protein: MTVSRRPLLTARRRTASAVAALGAAALLLTGCGADSGADAKDKGGKDAAASGGTRTVKDATGKVVEVPANPQRIVTLTQEDLDAVLALKIKPVGITNGQGLDEPPAYLKDKVKGIDIVGGLLKPVMDKVVAAKPDLILAGDMQDEQVLKQLREITPATLVTMAPTDDWKVSFRGIGNAVNKLNDANKVIADHEAAAKAAGEKLGANKGAAVSIVRWNPDGPSWMEKKQFASGVALEMGLQRPANQNKDGNAHAPSLSLEKIDEIDGDWLFLSTLTSDGEKALKDVQTKPAYKELGAVKKGHVVTVDGSVWSTRGGPLASDVVMNDISKALTKS, translated from the coding sequence ATGACCGTGTCCCGCCGCCCACTTCTCACCGCCCGACGCCGTACCGCCTCGGCCGTCGCCGCCCTCGGTGCCGCGGCGCTGCTGCTGACCGGCTGCGGCGCGGACTCCGGAGCGGACGCCAAGGACAAGGGCGGCAAGGACGCGGCGGCGTCCGGTGGCACCCGTACGGTCAAGGACGCCACCGGCAAGGTCGTCGAGGTGCCCGCGAACCCGCAGCGGATCGTCACGCTGACCCAGGAGGACCTGGACGCGGTCCTCGCCCTGAAGATCAAGCCGGTGGGCATCACCAACGGCCAGGGCCTGGACGAGCCGCCCGCCTACCTGAAGGACAAGGTCAAGGGCATCGACATCGTCGGCGGCCTGCTCAAGCCCGTCATGGACAAGGTGGTCGCGGCCAAGCCCGACCTGATCCTCGCCGGTGACATGCAGGACGAGCAGGTGCTCAAGCAGCTCCGCGAGATCACCCCCGCCACCCTGGTGACGATGGCGCCCACCGACGACTGGAAGGTGTCCTTCCGCGGCATCGGCAACGCCGTCAACAAGCTGAACGACGCCAACAAGGTCATCGCCGACCACGAGGCCGCCGCCAAGGCCGCGGGCGAGAAGCTGGGCGCGAACAAGGGCGCCGCCGTCTCCATCGTGCGCTGGAACCCGGACGGGCCGAGCTGGATGGAGAAGAAGCAGTTCGCCAGCGGCGTCGCCCTGGAGATGGGCCTGCAGCGGCCCGCCAACCAGAACAAGGACGGCAACGCGCACGCCCCGTCGCTCAGCCTGGAGAAGATCGACGAGATCGACGGCGACTGGCTGTTCCTGTCCACCCTCACCTCCGACGGTGAGAAGGCCCTCAAGGACGTCCAGACCAAGCCCGCCTACAAGGAGCTGGGCGCGGTGAAGAAGGGCCACGTGGTGACGGTCGACGGCTCCGTCTGGTCCACCCGCGGCGGCCCGCTGGCCAGCGATGTCGTCATGAACGACATCAGCAAGGCGCTGACCAAGTCCTGA
- a CDS encoding HemK2/MTQ2 family protein methyltransferase: MFFIKPPGVYAPQEDTGMLAAALRRETLRPGAEVLDVGAGSGALAVAAARHGAGRVTATDAAFAAVLTTRLNAWFAGHASRVRAHRGDLLRPVAGRHFDLVMANPPYVPCPAPVLPRGGRARAWDAGPDGRAVLDRLCAQVPALLAPGGVLLLVHSQLCAPDRTVDLLTGAGLETSVTDRRFIPFGPVMRQRAPWLEAQGLIAPGQDKEELVVVRAQRPE; encoded by the coding sequence GTGTTCTTCATCAAACCCCCCGGCGTGTACGCGCCCCAGGAAGACACCGGAATGCTGGCCGCGGCCCTCCGGCGTGAGACCCTGCGCCCGGGTGCCGAGGTGCTGGACGTGGGTGCGGGCAGCGGTGCCCTGGCGGTCGCCGCGGCCCGGCACGGGGCCGGGCGGGTCACCGCGACGGACGCGGCGTTCGCCGCCGTGCTCACCACCCGGCTGAACGCCTGGTTCGCCGGGCACGCGAGCCGGGTGCGCGCACACCGGGGCGATCTGCTGCGTCCCGTGGCCGGGCGCCACTTCGACCTGGTCATGGCGAACCCGCCGTACGTGCCCTGCCCGGCACCCGTACTGCCGCGCGGCGGCCGGGCGCGGGCGTGGGACGCCGGGCCGGACGGGCGCGCCGTACTGGACCGGCTGTGCGCGCAGGTACCGGCGCTGCTCGCCCCGGGCGGTGTGCTGCTGCTCGTGCACTCGCAGCTCTGCGCCCCCGACCGGACCGTGGACCTGCTGACGGGCGCCGGGCTGGAGACCTCGGTCACCGACCGGAGGTTCATCCCCTTCGGGCCCGTGATGCGGCAGCGCGCCCCGTGGCTGGAGGCCCAGGGGCTGATCGCCCCCGGCCAGGACAAGGAAGAGCTGGTGGTGGTCCGTGCGCAGCGACCCGAGTGA